In a single window of the Flavobacterium sp. W4I14 genome:
- a CDS encoding acetyl-CoA synthetase (product_source=KO:K01895; cath_funfam=3.40.50.980; cog=COG0365; ko=KO:K01895; pfam=PF00501,PF16177; superfamily=56801) gives MQITSFKQYEEDYKKSVENPEQFWGEVAQNFQWRKPWFKVLSWNFNEPNIKWFEGAKLNITENCLDRHLATNGDKPAIVWEPNNPEEESVTYTYKMLHERVCRFANVLKRNGAKKGDRICIYMPMVPELAIAVLACARIGAVHSVIFGGFSAKSIADRINDSQCKVVITADGSYRGNKQIPLKDVIDDALIGCPTVEKCIVLTHIRTPVSMLKGRDVWWEDEVKHVNDICEAEEMDAEDMLFILYTSGSTGKPKGVVHTCGGYMVYAGYTFSNVFNYQPGEVYFCTADIGWITGHSYIVYGPLSQGATSVLFEGIPTYPSPSRFWDIVEKHKVNTLYTAPTAIRSLMSYGEDPLKGKDLSSIRVLGSVGEPINEEAWHWFDEKIGHGKAPIVDTWWQTETGGIMISPIATVTATKPSFATLPLPGIQPILVDENGNEIEGNGVMGNLCIQIPMAGHVAYHLRRS, from the coding sequence ATGCAAATTACATCTTTTAAGCAATACGAAGAAGATTATAAGAAAAGCGTAGAAAACCCTGAGCAGTTTTGGGGCGAAGTGGCGCAAAACTTTCAATGGCGCAAGCCTTGGTTCAAAGTATTATCCTGGAACTTTAACGAACCAAATATCAAGTGGTTCGAAGGCGCTAAACTTAATATTACCGAAAATTGTTTGGATCGGCACTTGGCCACCAATGGAGATAAACCTGCTATTGTTTGGGAACCTAATAATCCTGAAGAAGAAAGTGTTACTTATACTTATAAAATGTTGCACGAACGCGTTTGCCGTTTTGCCAATGTTTTAAAACGTAATGGCGCAAAAAAGGGCGACCGGATCTGTATTTATATGCCTATGGTGCCTGAGCTGGCTATTGCTGTTTTGGCCTGTGCAAGAATTGGTGCCGTTCACTCGGTTATTTTTGGTGGATTTTCTGCTAAATCTATTGCCGACAGGATTAACGATTCACAATGTAAAGTAGTTATTACTGCTGATGGTTCTTATCGTGGCAATAAACAGATTCCTTTAAAAGATGTAATTGACGATGCCTTAATTGGTTGTCCAACCGTAGAAAAATGTATCGTGTTAACCCATATCCGTACCCCTGTTTCGATGTTGAAAGGCAGGGATGTATGGTGGGAAGATGAGGTTAAACATGTAAACGATATCTGCGAAGCAGAAGAAATGGATGCAGAGGATATGCTGTTCATTCTCTACACATCTGGCTCTACCGGAAAACCCAAAGGTGTGGTGCATACCTGTGGTGGTTATATGGTTTATGCAGGTTATACTTTTTCGAATGTATTTAACTATCAGCCTGGTGAGGTTTATTTTTGTACGGCCGATATTGGCTGGATAACCGGTCACTCCTATATTGTTTACGGACCGCTTTCGCAAGGTGCTACTTCGGTTCTTTTCGAAGGGATTCCTACTTATCCAAGCCCATCTCGTTTTTGGGATATTGTAGAAAAACACAAGGTAAATACTTTATATACTGCTCCTACGGCTATCCGCTCTTTAATGAGTTATGGTGAAGATCCATTAAAAGGAAAAGATTTAAGCTCAATTCGCGTTTTAGGCTCGGTAGGAGAGCCGATCAACGAAGAAGCATGGCATTGGTTCGATGAGAAAATCGGGCACGGTAAAGCGCCTATTGTTGATACCTGGTGGCAAACGGAAACGGGAGGCATTATGATTTCGCCCATTGCTACGGTAACAGCAACCAAACCTAGTTTTGCTACATTGCCTTTACCAGGAATTCAGCCAATCTTAGTTGATGAAAATGGTAATGAAATTGAAGGGAATGGGGTAATGGGAAATCTTTGTATTCAAATTCCCATGGCCGGGCATGTTGCGTACCACTTACGGCGATCATGA
- a CDS encoding acyl-coenzyme A synthetase/AMP-(fatty) acid ligase (product_source=COG0365; cath_funfam=3.30.300.30; cog=COG0365; pfam=PF13193; superfamily=56801), whose amino-acid sequence MLRTTYGDHERCKQTYFSTYENLYFTGDGCLRDEDGYYRITGRVDDVLNVSGHRIGTAEVENAINMHAGVVESAVVGYPHDVKGQGIYAFVIYPEMHGEAELSKKDILQTVTRVIGAIAKPDKILFVSGLPKTRSGKIMRRILRKIAEGDTTNLGDTSTLLDPGVVEEIIAAAKKL is encoded by the coding sequence ATGTTGCGTACCACTTACGGCGATCATGAACGTTGCAAACAGACTTATTTCTCTACTTACGAGAATTTATATTTTACCGGTGATGGCTGTTTACGTGATGAAGATGGTTATTATCGGATCACAGGCCGCGTTGATGATGTATTAAATGTTTCTGGACATCGAATTGGTACCGCTGAGGTAGAAAATGCCATTAATATGCACGCTGGTGTGGTAGAAAGTGCAGTTGTGGGTTATCCGCACGATGTAAAAGGACAGGGTATTTATGCTTTTGTAATTTACCCTGAAATGCATGGTGAAGCAGAATTATCTAAAAAAGATATTTTACAAACGGTTACCCGTGTAATTGGGGCAATTGCCAAACCTGATAAAATATTGTTTGTTTCTGGTTTACCCAAAACACGTTCGGGCAAAATTATGCGTAGAATTCTGCGTAAAATTGCCGAAGGGGATACAACTAATTTAGGCGATACTTCTACGCTGCTTGATCCAGGCGTGGTAGAAGAAATTATAGCGGCTGCGAAGAAACTTTAA
- a CDS encoding hypothetical protein (product_source=Hypo-rule applied; cath_funfam=2.60.40.60; ko=KO:K21572; pfam=PF07980,PF14322; smart=SM00028; superfamily=48452), translating to MKNYKNILAAFLIVLSASGCKKQLEIDPKQNIDASVALNNTADVQNALIGAYTFLATGDLYGTNLVFLPDIYASDNYLTWRGSFTTYRNISSKAIVADNADARRTWVTAYSAINTANIVLSALNVVSDAETKNVIEGKALFIRGIMHFELVRLYALPYDASGANTNLGVPIITKAVKTIDNVTNSVARNTVIEVYTAVENDLKSAITKLASVDDQYAAKAFLARVYLQEGKYDLARDVANDIITNSPYHLITNSLEAPFRTKNSSEGIFEIKQNEQSNAGTSNDGLATFYASYQNATGGDVGRADALVNTIFYDSFETGDKRQTEMIYDGTGARTGLFTKKWYSFYDNIPVCRVTEQYLIRAECNFRLGTNVGATPADDINTLRTRAGLGNVVPTLTIILNEREKELDYEGFRLHDYKRTKRAIGTFAYDDPKLVFPIPDREINVNKALKQNPGY from the coding sequence ATGAAAAATTATAAAAATATATTAGCTGCATTTCTTATTGTTCTAAGCGCATCTGGCTGTAAAAAACAATTAGAAATAGATCCTAAACAAAATATAGATGCCAGTGTGGCATTAAATAATACTGCCGATGTGCAAAACGCATTAATTGGTGCATATACTTTCTTAGCAACTGGTGATCTGTATGGAACAAATCTTGTTTTCTTACCCGATATTTATGCCAGCGACAACTACCTAACCTGGCGCGGCAGTTTTACAACTTACCGTAACATTTCGAGCAAGGCTATTGTAGCGGATAATGCTGATGCGAGAAGAACATGGGTAACAGCTTACAGTGCAATTAACACCGCAAACATTGTGCTTTCTGCTTTAAACGTAGTAAGTGATGCCGAAACGAAAAACGTAATAGAAGGTAAAGCCTTGTTTATAAGAGGGATTATGCATTTTGAACTGGTAAGATTGTACGCTTTGCCTTACGATGCATCTGGTGCTAATACAAATTTAGGGGTTCCTATTATTACAAAAGCAGTAAAAACCATTGATAACGTAACCAACAGTGTTGCCAGAAATACGGTTATAGAAGTTTACACGGCTGTTGAAAATGATTTAAAATCTGCCATAACTAAATTGGCATCGGTAGATGATCAATACGCCGCCAAAGCATTTTTAGCAAGGGTATATCTACAAGAAGGTAAATATGATTTGGCAAGAGATGTTGCCAATGATATCATTACCAACAGTCCATATCACTTAATTACCAATTCTCTTGAAGCACCTTTCAGAACCAAAAATTCGAGCGAGGGGATTTTCGAAATCAAACAGAACGAACAAAGTAACGCAGGAACATCTAACGATGGCTTAGCTACTTTTTATGCCAGTTATCAAAATGCTACCGGTGGAGATGTTGGTAGGGCTGATGCCTTGGTAAATACCATATTTTACGATTCATTTGAAACAGGTGATAAAAGACAGACCGAAATGATTTATGATGGTACTGGTGCTAGAACAGGACTATTTACAAAGAAATGGTATAGCTTTTATGATAATATACCTGTTTGCAGGGTTACAGAACAATACCTAATCAGGGCAGAATGTAATTTTAGGTTAGGTACTAATGTTGGAGCTACTCCAGCTGACGATATTAATACATTAAGAACCAGGGCTGGATTGGGAAATGTTGTACCAACACTAACAATTATCTTAAACGAACGCGAAAAGGAGTTAGATTATGAAGGTTTTAGGCTTCATGATTATAAACGCACTAAACGTGCTATCGGAACCTTTGCCTATGACGATCCTAAATTGGTTTTTCCAATTCCAGATCGTGAAATAAATGTGAATAAGGCTTTGAAGCAAAACCCAGGTTATTAA
- a CDS encoding TonB-linked SusC/RagA family outer membrane protein (product_source=TIGR04056; cath_funfam=2.170.130.10; cleavage_site_network=SignalP-noTM; cog=COG1629; ko=KO:K21573; pfam=PF00593,PF07715,PF13715; superfamily=49464,56935; tigrfam=TIGR04056): protein MKKLLLSMLLYLGAISFAFAQGKVITGKVTSASGPIPGVSVFVKGSPANGTQSDASGAFKLTVSDDAKTLVFSFIGYKTKEVPITGQTINVNLDEENNTLSDVVVVGYGTQNRRDVTGSIAKVTAADLKDKPLTTVESALQGKAPGVFINSSSGKLGQALQIRVRGISSISASNQPLFVIDGVPIVSEALGTYTEADNPLAAISPDDIESMEVLKDAASAAIYGARGSNGVVLITTKKGKQGRTNIDFGYYAGFSDPTKKGDFLNADQYRQLLDASFKYNNYDDGDYANAAEMWKDYTGTDDWTGNNNTNWVNEAFRKGHTQQYSLNINGGDAKTRFMLSGNYNNNDGIIVNNRYVRTGGRLSLDHTVSKILDVGGSVNISKVDNYRIPTDNAFSNPLQLNALPPIQPVRDASGELNGSTVYYNSLIDYENGKNLSTTYRTFANAYASLKITPDLVFRSEYGFDFNNLEEEQFLGSKTQDGGSTGGSSTDYMAKSINFNTNNTFNYTKTFNEKHSLNVLAGFAFQDTKFRYSSVTGTTLPSDNFTKIASAAIISAGTSSETRHTFVSYLARVNYKYEEKYLLSASIRTDGSSRFGVNNRYGTFPAVSAGWIINQEEFLKSSSWLSLLKLRGSYGLTGNAEIGDFASRNLYQGVNYAGIGGTRPSQLGDPNLSWENTTNYNIGLDFGFFSDRISGTVEYYKKKTTDLLLNAPIAATNGFSSITRNIGDMQNKGFEFSLNTRNFDGEFKWSTSFNISLNRNKVLRLVDDQPIYPGGRFLGRVSVGEPLGYFYGKAYAGVDPANGDALYYVDASRTKTTNDYAVAQNQKLGDPNPKFFGGFGNRFSFKNFDLDIQSQFVSGNDIYNMAGVFQSANGDYFDNQTIDQLNYWTPTNTNTPIPQPRFGEGNGTSPSSRWIQDGSYLRIKSVTFGYNIPKAFINKYKLQNVRIYASALNLFTITGYKGYDPEVNTPSGGSLQSDNIQLGHDFYTPPQARTITFGVNIGL from the coding sequence ATGAAAAAACTACTCTTAAGTATGCTTTTGTATCTCGGTGCAATTTCGTTTGCTTTCGCACAAGGCAAAGTGATTACCGGGAAAGTTACGTCAGCCTCCGGACCAATTCCAGGTGTTAGCGTATTTGTAAAAGGCTCACCAGCTAACGGCACACAGAGTGATGCCTCGGGAGCCTTTAAATTAACCGTTTCGGATGATGCCAAAACACTTGTTTTTAGCTTTATCGGTTACAAAACCAAAGAAGTGCCTATTACAGGGCAAACCATTAACGTAAATCTGGATGAAGAGAACAATACCCTATCGGATGTGGTGGTGGTGGGCTATGGTACGCAGAACAGAAGAGATGTAACGGGATCAATAGCGAAAGTTACAGCAGCCGATCTGAAGGATAAGCCTTTAACAACCGTTGAAAGTGCTTTACAAGGCAAAGCACCTGGTGTATTTATCAACTCGAGCAGTGGTAAACTGGGCCAGGCACTTCAAATCCGTGTAAGGGGTATTTCTTCTATTTCGGCAAGTAACCAACCTTTATTTGTTATTGATGGTGTTCCAATTGTAAGTGAAGCATTGGGAACCTACACTGAAGCCGATAACCCGCTTGCAGCCATTAGTCCTGATGATATAGAATCGATGGAAGTTTTAAAAGATGCAGCATCTGCAGCAATTTATGGGGCAAGAGGATCGAACGGGGTTGTGCTTATTACCACCAAAAAAGGCAAGCAAGGAAGAACCAATATCGATTTTGGATATTACGCAGGGTTTAGCGATCCAACCAAAAAAGGCGATTTTTTAAATGCTGACCAATACCGTCAATTATTAGATGCATCATTTAAGTATAACAACTATGATGATGGAGATTATGCCAATGCTGCAGAAATGTGGAAAGATTATACGGGCACAGATGATTGGACGGGCAACAACAATACCAATTGGGTAAACGAAGCTTTCAGAAAAGGGCACACACAACAATATAGCTTAAATATTAATGGTGGTGATGCAAAAACCAGGTTTATGCTTTCTGGGAACTACAATAATAATGATGGAATTATAGTTAACAACCGTTATGTACGTACTGGTGGCCGGTTAAGTTTAGACCATACGGTTTCGAAAATCTTAGATGTTGGAGGATCAGTTAACATCTCTAAAGTAGATAACTACCGTATTCCTACTGATAATGCTTTCTCTAACCCATTGCAATTAAATGCTTTGCCTCCTATCCAACCGGTACGCGATGCATCAGGTGAATTAAATGGTTCTACTGTTTATTATAACAGCTTAATTGATTATGAAAATGGTAAAAATTTATCAACCACATATAGAACTTTTGCCAATGCATATGCAAGCTTAAAAATCACACCCGATTTAGTTTTTAGAAGTGAATACGGCTTTGATTTTAACAATTTGGAAGAAGAGCAGTTTTTAGGATCTAAAACACAGGATGGCGGTAGCACAGGAGGTTCTTCTACAGATTATATGGCCAAATCCATAAATTTCAATACGAATAATACCTTTAACTATACCAAAACCTTTAACGAAAAACATAGCCTAAATGTATTGGCTGGTTTTGCCTTTCAAGATACGAAGTTCAGGTACTCTTCTGTAACGGGAACTACATTACCATCTGATAATTTCACCAAAATTGCCAGCGCAGCAATCATTTCTGCGGGCACTTCTTCAGAAACACGACACACATTTGTTTCGTATTTGGCCAGGGTAAATTATAAATACGAAGAGAAATACTTGTTAAGTGCTTCGATAAGAACAGATGGTTCGTCAAGGTTTGGCGTTAACAACAGATATGGAACCTTCCCGGCTGTTTCGGCAGGCTGGATTATTAACCAGGAAGAGTTTCTAAAATCGAGTAGCTGGTTAAGTTTATTAAAACTTAGAGGAAGTTATGGTTTAACGGGTAATGCAGAAATTGGCGATTTTGCCTCTAGAAATTTATATCAGGGCGTTAATTATGCTGGCATTGGCGGTACGCGCCCAAGCCAGTTAGGAGATCCGAATTTAAGCTGGGAAAACACAACCAATTATAACATAGGTTTAGATTTTGGTTTTTTCTCAGACCGGATTTCGGGTACAGTTGAATATTATAAAAAGAAAACAACCGATTTATTATTAAATGCACCAATTGCTGCAACAAATGGATTTTCATCCATTACGAGGAACATTGGCGATATGCAAAACAAGGGATTTGAATTCTCCTTAAATACCAGAAATTTTGACGGGGAGTTTAAATGGTCTACTTCTTTTAATATCTCACTTAATAGAAATAAGGTTTTACGCTTGGTTGATGACCAACCTATTTATCCTGGAGGAAGATTTTTGGGAAGAGTATCCGTTGGAGAGCCATTGGGTTACTTTTACGGAAAAGCATATGCTGGTGTAGACCCCGCTAATGGCGACGCACTTTATTATGTTGATGCATCAAGAACAAAAACAACCAATGATTACGCTGTTGCACAAAACCAAAAGCTGGGCGATCCAAACCCTAAATTCTTTGGTGGCTTTGGAAATCGTTTCTCTTTTAAAAATTTCGATCTTGATATTCAATCGCAATTCGTTAGCGGTAATGATATTTATAATATGGCAGGTGTGTTTCAATCAGCAAACGGCGATTATTTTGATAACCAAACCATTGATCAGTTAAATTATTGGACACCTACCAACACCAACACCCCAATACCACAACCAAGGTTTGGTGAAGGAAATGGAACAAGCCCATCATCCAGATGGATACAAGATGGGTCTTATCTAAGGATAAAGAGTGTAACCTTTGGCTATAACATCCCTAAAGCCTTTATAAATAAGTATAAATTACAGAATGTAAGGATATACGCATCTGCACTTAACCTATTTACCATAACTGGTTATAAAGGTTACGATCCGGAGGTGAATACTCCAAGTGGTGGCTCGCTCCAGTCTGACAACATTCAGCTCGGTCACGATTTTTATACTCCACCACAAGCAAGAACAATTACTTTCGGTGTAAACATTGGCTTATAA
- a CDS encoding uncharacterized protein YjbJ (UPF0337 family) (product_source=COG3237; cath_funfam=1.10.1470.10; cog=COG3237; pfam=PF05532; superfamily=69047) — translation MDKLELKGKWNEIKGKVKQAYADLTDDDLKHEEGQDDELLGKLQQKTGKGRDELVKWINSL, via the coding sequence ATGGATAAGTTAGAATTAAAAGGGAAGTGGAATGAAATAAAAGGAAAGGTTAAACAAGCTTATGCCGATTTAACCGACGATGATTTAAAACACGAAGAGGGACAAGACGACGAATTGTTGGGAAAACTGCAACAAAAAACGGGAAAAGGAAGAGATGAGCTTGTAAAATGGATAAACTCATTATAA
- a CDS encoding hypothetical protein (product_source=Hypo-rule applied): protein MADIAQRFIQNPILCQKDLLPSFDKGNFRGTEIFLAVEPRTDD, encoded by the coding sequence ATGGCCGACATTGCACAGCGGTTTATTCAAAACCCAATACTTTGTCAAAAAGATTTATTACCGAGTTTCGATAAAGGAAATTTTAGGGGCACTGAAATATTTTTAGCTGTTGAACCAAGAACAGATGACTAA
- a CDS encoding hypothetical protein (product_source=Hypo-rule applied), producing the protein MNFLTAETQINTEFVFLVFLTTKAQFVFLQHATNGQ; encoded by the coding sequence ATGAACTTTTTAACCGCAGAAACACAGATTAACACGGAATTTGTTTTTTTAGTTTTTTTGACCACTAAGGCACAATTTGTTTTTCTGCAGCATGCAACCAACGGCCAATGA
- a CDS encoding putative Zn-dependent peptidase (product_source=COG0612; cath_funfam=3.30.830.10; cleavage_site_network=SignalP-noTM; cog=COG0612; pfam=PF00675,PF05193; superfamily=63411) — MKFKLFTLACFLITGAAVKAQTTYQWKTGTSGGFSYRYVTNDPTKTRFYTLKNGLTVILSQNNKEPNITYKMAVRAGSNTDPRTNTGLAHYLEHLLFKGTDKFGTLNYAKEKPLLDKIEALYETYNKTTDPAKRKEIYKEIDKTSGEASNYSIANEYDKMMKSIGSNSTNAHTAVEETVYEEDLPSNAIDKFLAVQAERFRAPVFRIFHTELEAVYEEKNIGMDNDGRKMYEKMLYALFPTHNYGQQTTIGTIEHLKNPSLVEIRKYYNKYYVPNNMALIMSGDINYDDLIKKIDKDFAYMVPKPFSLYNPAPEKPLTQVQTVDIYGPSAENLYVAYRGFAQNTHQSLLLDLIGSILANGKAGLMDININKQQKMLRAGAGYNSMKDYGIFILSGSPKAGQSLEEAQKLLLEQVELLKKGEFDESLIKATVANIKLAELQSFDNNDVRADFAMNAFIQNRGTEWDKTLASTDAMAKVTKKEIVDFANKFFINNFVSILKHKGEDKSIVKVEKPAITAVKTNVNEVSPFTKNIIAAPVKPIAPKFLDYTKDLNFGKAGIADVIAVQNTENGIFRLGYRFDIGSYNYKLLPYAAQYLAFLSTDKYSAEDISKAFYNIACSYSINVGTDVTTVSISGLQENFDKAVALVEDVLANCKPNEKALEDLKGRLLKSRDNAKLSKSSILGGLMSYAQYGADNPFNYGLSNDEIKNMKSADLIYILHNLTNYKHTVTYYGPKTLAAFSADIVKAHPLAKAFTDAAPIKKFVYTKTDSNKVYFADYDMVQAEIRWVRNGGLYDPANAAKIALFNNYFGGGMGSVVFQTIRESKALAYSTFAVYSSPNTKEKENTIIAYVGTQADKMNEAVAGMNELLTTLPESDKSFALSKTNSLNGLETSRITKDGIIYSYLADKKLGFDHDSRVDEYANLKPLTFNDVKSFHQTNLSGKPYSYCIVASEKKINMADLAKFGPVTKLSLEQIFGY, encoded by the coding sequence ATGAAATTCAAACTATTTACTTTGGCTTGTTTTCTAATTACAGGTGCTGCAGTGAAGGCGCAAACAACCTACCAATGGAAAACAGGAACATCCGGTGGCTTTAGCTATAGGTATGTAACCAACGATCCGACCAAAACACGTTTTTATACGCTAAAAAACGGCTTGACAGTAATTTTATCTCAGAACAATAAAGAGCCAAATATTACTTATAAAATGGCCGTAAGAGCGGGCAGCAATACCGATCCGCGTACCAATACTGGTCTGGCGCATTATTTAGAGCATCTTTTATTTAAAGGAACGGATAAATTCGGAACCTTAAATTATGCCAAAGAAAAACCACTTTTAGATAAGATCGAAGCACTTTACGAAACATACAACAAAACTACCGATCCGGCTAAACGTAAAGAGATTTATAAGGAAATTGATAAAACTTCGGGCGAAGCTTCTAATTATTCTATCGCAAACGAATACGATAAAATGATGAAATCGATCGGGAGCAACTCTACCAATGCCCATACCGCCGTAGAAGAAACCGTGTACGAAGAGGATCTTCCATCAAATGCCATTGATAAATTTTTGGCCGTACAGGCAGAACGTTTCCGCGCCCCTGTTTTCCGCATCTTCCATACAGAATTAGAAGCTGTTTACGAAGAAAAAAACATCGGTATGGATAACGATGGCCGTAAAATGTACGAGAAAATGCTGTATGCGCTGTTCCCAACACATAACTACGGACAACAAACTACCATTGGTACCATCGAGCATTTAAAAAATCCATCCTTAGTCGAAATCAGAAAATACTATAACAAATATTATGTGCCAAATAACATGGCGCTGATTATGAGCGGTGATATCAATTATGACGACCTGATCAAAAAAATCGACAAAGATTTTGCCTACATGGTTCCAAAACCATTCTCACTCTATAACCCTGCACCAGAAAAACCATTAACACAGGTTCAAACGGTTGATATTTATGGCCCAAGTGCCGAAAATTTATATGTTGCTTACAGGGGTTTTGCCCAAAATACGCACCAAAGTTTACTGTTAGATTTAATCGGCAGCATTTTAGCAAACGGTAAAGCAGGTTTAATGGATATCAACATCAATAAACAGCAAAAAATGTTGCGGGCAGGCGCCGGTTATAATTCGATGAAAGATTATGGAATCTTCATTTTATCTGGCTCACCTAAAGCCGGACAAAGTTTAGAAGAAGCGCAAAAATTATTGTTAGAGCAGGTAGAACTGCTTAAAAAAGGCGAATTCGACGAAAGTTTGATTAAAGCAACCGTTGCTAACATCAAATTGGCGGAGCTACAGAGCTTCGATAATAACGATGTGCGTGCAGATTTCGCAATGAACGCCTTTATCCAAAACCGTGGTACCGAGTGGGATAAAACCCTGGCATCAACCGATGCAATGGCCAAAGTAACCAAAAAGGAAATTGTAGATTTTGCCAATAAATTTTTCATCAACAACTTTGTTTCCATCTTAAAACACAAAGGCGAAGATAAAAGTATCGTTAAAGTAGAAAAACCAGCCATTACCGCGGTAAAAACCAATGTTAACGAGGTTTCTCCATTTACAAAAAACATTATAGCTGCACCGGTAAAACCCATCGCCCCTAAGTTTTTAGATTATACCAAAGATCTTAATTTCGGTAAAGCAGGCATTGCTGATGTAATTGCGGTTCAAAACACCGAAAACGGAATTTTCCGTTTAGGCTACCGTTTTGATATCGGCTCGTACAACTATAAATTGTTGCCTTATGCCGCTCAATATTTAGCGTTCTTAAGTACCGATAAATATTCGGCAGAGGATATCAGTAAAGCATTTTACAACATTGCCTGTAGCTATAGCATAAACGTAGGTACCGATGTAACTACAGTATCCATCAGTGGTTTACAAGAAAACTTTGATAAAGCTGTTGCCCTGGTAGAAGATGTACTGGCTAATTGCAAACCAAACGAAAAAGCCTTAGAAGATTTAAAAGGCCGTTTGTTAAAATCGAGAGATAACGCAAAATTAAGCAAATCATCAATTCTTGGTGGTTTAATGAGTTATGCACAATACGGTGCCGATAATCCTTTCAATTACGGGTTAAGCAACGATGAGATCAAAAATATGAAATCGGCAGATTTGATCTATATCTTGCACAACCTTACCAATTACAAACACACCGTTACTTATTATGGCCCTAAAACTTTAGCAGCATTTTCTGCTGATATTGTAAAAGCACACCCATTGGCTAAAGCATTTACTGATGCGGCGCCAATTAAGAAATTTGTATACACCAAAACTGATTCGAACAAAGTTTACTTTGCCGATTACGATATGGTGCAGGCAGAAATCCGTTGGGTACGCAATGGTGGCTTGTACGACCCGGCCAATGCGGCAAAAATCGCCTTGTTTAACAACTATTTTGGCGGCGGCATGGGTTCAGTAGTATTCCAAACCATCCGCGAATCTAAAGCTTTGGCTTATTCTACTTTTGCGGTATATTCTTCTCCAAATACCAAAGAAAAAGAAAATACCATTATTGCTTATGTAGGTACACAGGCAGATAAAATGAATGAGGCCGTTGCCGGTATGAATGAGTTATTAACCACCTTACCTGAGTCTGATAAATCATTTGCATTATCAAAAACCAACTCGTTAAATGGCCTGGAAACCAGCCGCATTACCAAAGATGGAATTATCTATAGCTATCTGGCAGATAAAAAATTAGGTTTCGATCACGACTCAAGGGTTGACGAATACGCCAACTTAAAACCATTAACTTTTAATGATGTAAAATCGTTCCACCAGACCAATCTTTCTGGCAAACCTTACAGTTACTGTATCGTGGCTTCAGAGAAAAAAATCAACATGGCCGATTTGGCAAAATTCGGCCCGGTAACTAAATTAAGCCTGGAGCAGATTTTTGGATACTAA
- a CDS encoding hypothetical protein (product_source=Hypo-rule applied): protein MIYMLKSFIPRFLVLKSKLFHSLPESIYIWINNLLKMKAVSEITLKPTGTHSLS, encoded by the coding sequence ATGATTTATATGCTAAAATCATTTATTCCTAGATTTTTAGTTTTGAAATCAAAATTATTTCATTCCCTGCCAGAAAGCATATATATTTGGATAAATAACTTATTAAAAATGAAGGCTGTATCTGAGATCACGCTTAAACCAACAGGTACGCACTCATTATCATAA